In Bubalus kerabau isolate K-KA32 ecotype Philippines breed swamp buffalo chromosome 4, PCC_UOA_SB_1v2, whole genome shotgun sequence, one DNA window encodes the following:
- the INCA1 gene encoding protein INCA1 isoform X3 translates to MPQRYGDTFWENLSQRPSPTWMEEQYTPPLLRATGCSQPGQYGPEGLPPPEVLCRRKRRRPRSGGMQQGSGGIPARVRAVTHHLEDLRRRQRIINELKKAQWGSSGAASGPLLVDSDGCGFPSTTEHPDREEERADYPQEEDHFLISGRAQLLWSPWSPLGQEGSCLSRQLGSMGSFSAVTATRNPFYHPWWVELQSEE, encoded by the exons ATGCCCCAGCGCTATGGAGACACCTTCTGGGAGAATCTTAGTCAAAGGCCCAG CCCCACCTGGATGGAGGAACAGTACACCCCACCCTTGCTG AGAGCCACTGGTTGCTCCCAGCCTGGCCAGTATGGCCCTGAAGGACTCCCACCTCCTGAGGTGCTCTgcagaagaaaaaggaggaggcCACGTTCAGGAGGAATGCAGCAGGGATCTGGGGGCATCCCAGCCCGGGTAAGGGCGGTCACTCATCACTTGGAGGATCTAAGGAGGCGACAGAGAATCATCAATGA ACTGAAGAAGGCCCAGTGGGGCAGCTCTGGGGCTGCGTCTGGGCCTCTGCTGGTTGACAGCGATGGCTGTGGCTTCCCCAGCACCACCGAACACCCTGATCGGGAAGAGGAGAGGGCAGACTATCCACAGGAGGAGGACCACTTCCTCATTTCTGGCAGGGCCCAG ctGCTTTGGTCTCCCTGGAGTCCCCTGGGCCAGGAGGGGTCTTGTCTCTCCAGGCAGCTGGGCTCTATGGGCTCCTTCAGCGCTGTCACAGCCACTAGGAACCCCTTTTACCATCCCTGGTGGGTGGAACTGCAGTCTGAGGAGTAG
- the INCA1 gene encoding protein INCA1 isoform X1: protein MQVQEDADNLIPFAKCSRVVSRSPPPCLPSQSLGLMPQRYGDTFWENLSQRPSPTWMEEQYTPPLLRATGCSQPGQYGPEGLPPPEVLCRRKRRRPRSGGMQQGSGGIPARVRAVTHHLEDLRRRQRIINELKKAQWGSSGAASGPLLVDSDGCGFPSTTEHPDREEERADYPQEEDHFLISGRAQLLWSPWSPLGQEGSCLSRQLGSMGSFSAVTATRNPFYHPWWVELQSEE from the exons ATGCAAGTACAGGAAGATGCAGACAACCTTATCCCTTTTGCCAA GTGTTCTAGGGTGGTCAGCCGATCTCCACCCCCCTGCTTGCCTTCCCAGAGCCTCGGACTGATGCCCCAGCGCTATGGAGACACCTTCTGGGAGAATCTTAGTCAAAGGCCCAG CCCCACCTGGATGGAGGAACAGTACACCCCACCCTTGCTG AGAGCCACTGGTTGCTCCCAGCCTGGCCAGTATGGCCCTGAAGGACTCCCACCTCCTGAGGTGCTCTgcagaagaaaaaggaggaggcCACGTTCAGGAGGAATGCAGCAGGGATCTGGGGGCATCCCAGCCCGGGTAAGGGCGGTCACTCATCACTTGGAGGATCTAAGGAGGCGACAGAGAATCATCAATGA ACTGAAGAAGGCCCAGTGGGGCAGCTCTGGGGCTGCGTCTGGGCCTCTGCTGGTTGACAGCGATGGCTGTGGCTTCCCCAGCACCACCGAACACCCTGATCGGGAAGAGGAGAGGGCAGACTATCCACAGGAGGAGGACCACTTCCTCATTTCTGGCAGGGCCCAG ctGCTTTGGTCTCCCTGGAGTCCCCTGGGCCAGGAGGGGTCTTGTCTCTCCAGGCAGCTGGGCTCTATGGGCTCCTTCAGCGCTGTCACAGCCACTAGGAACCCCTTTTACCATCCCTGGTGGGTGGAACTGCAGTCTGAGGAGTAG
- the INCA1 gene encoding protein INCA1 isoform X2 — translation MQVQEDADNLIPFAKCSRVVSRSPPPCLPSQSLGLMPQRYGDTFWENLSQRPSPTWMEEQYTPPLLRATGCSQPGQYGPEGLPPPEVLCRRKRRRPRSGGMQQGSGGIPARVRAVTHHLEDLRRRQRIINDTTEHPDREEERADYPQEEDHFLISGRAQLLWSPWSPLGQEGSCLSRQLGSMGSFSAVTATRNPFYHPWWVELQSEE, via the exons ATGCAAGTACAGGAAGATGCAGACAACCTTATCCCTTTTGCCAA GTGTTCTAGGGTGGTCAGCCGATCTCCACCCCCCTGCTTGCCTTCCCAGAGCCTCGGACTGATGCCCCAGCGCTATGGAGACACCTTCTGGGAGAATCTTAGTCAAAGGCCCAG CCCCACCTGGATGGAGGAACAGTACACCCCACCCTTGCTG AGAGCCACTGGTTGCTCCCAGCCTGGCCAGTATGGCCCTGAAGGACTCCCACCTCCTGAGGTGCTCTgcagaagaaaaaggaggaggcCACGTTCAGGAGGAATGCAGCAGGGATCTGGGGGCATCCCAGCCCGGGTAAGGGCGGTCACTCATCACTTGGAGGATCTAAGGAGGCGACAGAGAATCATCAATGA CACCACCGAACACCCTGATCGGGAAGAGGAGAGGGCAGACTATCCACAGGAGGAGGACCACTTCCTCATTTCTGGCAGGGCCCAG ctGCTTTGGTCTCCCTGGAGTCCCCTGGGCCAGGAGGGGTCTTGTCTCTCCAGGCAGCTGGGCTCTATGGGCTCCTTCAGCGCTGTCACAGCCACTAGGAACCCCTTTTACCATCCCTGGTGGGTGGAACTGCAGTCTGAGGAGTAG